In Nicotiana tabacum cultivar K326 chromosome 10, ASM71507v2, whole genome shotgun sequence, the DNA window ATAATACTTTAAATATTCCAACTATAAAAATTACTTTACTGGTTAGTCATACATGGCTAAACATTAACCATTGCATTTTCAGGCTCAACTTCAGGTACATGTAATGTATGGAATTCTTCAACTCCAGCATCTACTGCACATAGAGATACGTATTTATCTGCCAAGAGTATAATTGCATAATATCATATTGTTATCTCTTTCCATAACATTGTTATAGTTCATCATGTACAGgtaaaaaaatttagaaatcgaATTACCGAATGATGACTTGTTGCTAAAAAATTATGTGCACTTAAAATAAGTTCTAGATTGTAAATTTTGTGGAGAAAAAAGGTTCCAATATGAATCACCAAACTTTTGTTGTGGTAGAGGATCAATTAAATTGAGTTCTCATCAAATGCCTATGGATTTACGAAATTATATTTAGGCAACACTGAAGAATCAAAACATTTTCGAACATACAGTATAACCTATAATAATATGTTCGCATTCACCTCCCTTGGAGTAAAATACGATAGAAAATTAGCAAAGAGAAATCGTAGTATATATACATTTAAAGTTCAAGGACAAATGTATCACTTTATCAATGATTTAATTCCTTCCGAAAAACAGGCAAAAAATTTACAATTGTACTTTTATGATAACGAAAATGAGATAACGAATCGAATGAGCTTATCAGACAAGTTTAGTGAAACAGTTATCAAGAAACTGATAGATATACTAAAGGTTAATCCATATTCTATCTTTCTGAAGTCATTTATATATGTTCCAAAATTATCTGACTTCTACATTGCACTTaaatctgattttggtttagaCCAAAGGACATACAATTTACTGACTACGTCTGAAGTTGGTGCAATATGGATAGAAGAACAACCAAATAACAGAATTTCCTCACCACATATTCGAATATACACTCATAGTAATAGAAGCCAGTTGGTAAATTATTATTACGGCTGTTATGACCCATTTCAATATCTATCGTTATTCTCATATGGTCAAAATGGTTGGCATTGtggtattaaaaaaattaaaaaaatatatagtcattcaaatcatcaaattcatTGTGAATGTGAACAACTGCCGAGTATAATAAACATGACTTCAATCGATTGGCTACTTGATATGGAATCTGAAGTTttatcaaaaggaaaaaggaaaagagaaactGTTTCTTGCCGTGAATATTATTGTTACAAAATTCAAATAAGAGAGAACGAACCAAATAAAACTTTACATTCTGGAAGGTGTTTCAATAGTACATTGTTGACCAGTACATAAAACTTGAGACACAAAgactaaattttttttcttttaaccaaGATTTATTCAGAACTGCAGTACTACAAAGGATTCTTGATTTGTTAAGACAAGGAGAAAGAGATGCCTCAAATATTGAAAAAAAGAATATTCTTCCTGTTAGTTTTATTGGAGAACCAAGAGATATGCGTCGACGATATATGGATGCTACTGCATTAGTACAACGTTATGGAAAACCTGAAATATTTTTGACAATGACGTGCAATCCTTCTTGGcctgaaataaaaaaaacatttattTTCATCTAAAGAAGTTCAAAATAGGCCTGATCTAATCAGCGGAGTATTTAGAGCAAAAGTAGAAGAACTTAAAGCAGATATattaaaaaagaatatttttgggAAGGTTGCGACTTTTATGTATACTATAAAATTTCAAAAGCGTGGACTCTCACATGCTCATTTTCTTATTACACTTGcagataaatataaattattaacaCTAGAGGCTTATGATAAATTTGTTTATGCTGAACTATCTGATCGCAACATCGATTCCTCTTTATATTTGCTTGTGACTAAACACATGATTCATGGACCTTTTGGCTATCTAAATCCTTCCAATTCTTGCATGAAAAGAGACTGTTGTAAGTTTAAATATCCTAAAGAACTTGCAGAacagacaacaaaagaaaaaaaatcatatcCTATTTACAAAAGACGACAAATAGAGACACCGGTAGAAGTTAGAGGATACAATATTGATAATTCTTGGGTTGTTCCTTACAATCCCTTTTTGATTAAGAAATTCAATTGCCATATTAATGTTGAAATATGTTCTGACATTAAAGTTGTCAAATATCTTTATAAATACATCTGTAAAGGTCATGACAAAATTGCATTTTCAGTGCACGATAATGATACAAATGTTCATATAGATGAAATAAAAGAATACCAATCACCTAGATGGGTCTCTCCACCAGAGGGAGCATGGAATCTATTTGCTTTTTCTATAAGTGAAATGACTCCAAGTGTTTTGCAACTTCAGCTACACCTTCAGGGACAACAATTTGTATCTTTTAAAAGTACCCAAAATGTACATCAAATTGTAAATAATCCATGACAAGAAAGACGATGTTAACAGAATTTTTTGTAATGAATAGAATCAATAAAGATTCTAAAGCtctaaatttattatataaagtGTTCCCAGAGTATTTTGTATGGTCACCAAGCGACAAAATGTGGTCACGTCGGCAACGAGGTACTGTTATTGGAAGAATTGTAACATATCATCCAATCGAAGGAGAAAGATATTATCTAAGGCTACTTTTAATGAATGTAAGAGGACCTAAATCATATGCAGATCTTTGCAAAGTCAATGAAAAATGTTGCGATACATTTAGGGAAGCCGCGGAAAAGAGAGGCCTATTACATAGTGATAACAATTTAATTGAGCGTATGTCTGAAGCTATGAGTTATCAAATGCCTTATAGTTTAAGATGTTTATTTTTTACAATATTAATTTACTGTAATCCTGCAAATCCAAGAGAACTATGGGAAAAATTTGAAGAACCTATGTCTCAAGATTTCAAGAGAATTCCAAATTTGGAAACAAAAGAGATTATCCATTTAGTTTTGAATCATATTAACAAAGTTTTAAATTCAATGGGATACAATATATATTAATTCAAATTTATTTCTGAAACTATTATACTTCCTTCACCAACTAACGAGGCAAAAAAATTTCAATTCGAGAGAAATATAATAGTAAGTGAAGAAGATTTACTCTTAGAAAAGAAATTAAACTCTGAACAAAGAAGAGCCTATAATATTATTCTTCATTGAGTATATTCTGATAAACCAAGAGCATTTTTCATTGATGGTCCCAGAGGAACATGAAAAACATTCTTCTATTGAACTTTGTTAGCTAATATAAGATCAAAAGATTTTATAGCTTTAGCAACGACAAGTTCTGGTGTTGCAGCTTCAATTCTACATGGAGGACGAACTGCTCATTCGCGTTTCAAAATTCCTATAGACATTGATGAGAATTTCACATGTAATATTAGTAAACAAACTGCATTAGCAACTCTAATTCAAGATTCAAAGTTAATTGTCTGGGATGAAGTCTCAATGGCAAAAAAGAAAACGATTGAAGTTTTCGATACTCTTTTAAAAGATCTCATGAATATGAATATACTCTTCGGTGGAAAAGTTGTAGTTACTGGAGGGGACTTCCGGCAAACACTTCATGTTGTTCGTAATGGGAAAAAAGAAGACTTTATTTGTGAAAGTTTATTATATTCTGATATTTGGAATGATCTTGAAAAGTTGTGTTTATCAGAAAACATGCATGCAAAAGAAGATCCTGCTTTTTGTGAGTATTTAATGAGAATTGGAAATGGACGAGAAGAAAATAATAACTCCAACAAAGTTGAAATTCCACATAATTTAATCATCCCTTTTACTACTGAAACACAATCTTTAAATCAATTATTCAATGTTACTTATCCTAATCTACATACATTCTTTTCTAATCCATCATCTATGACTTCACGTGTTATCTTAACTACAAAAAATGATTTTGTTGTTGAAATAAATGACATGCTTATACATCAACTTTCCAACAATGCTAAAATATATACTGCAATTGATAAAACTACAGAACCAAGCGACCAATGCCAATTTGAAGATTTTTTGCATACATTAAATCCTCCTAATTTGCCACCTTACAAGTTGACTTTGAAAAAAATTTACCCTGTTATATTGTTGCGAAATTTAAATCCTTGTGAAGGATTATGTAATGGTACAAGGCTAATATGTCACGATATTAAGAGACATTTAATAAGTGCTACTATTCCAAGTGGTGATTTTAAAAACACACATATATTCATTCCGAAAATACCACTCTTATCATCACAAGATGAAAAGTTACCTGTCGCTTTCAAAAGAACACAGTTTCCACTTCGATTATGTTTTGCTATGACAATTAACAAAGCTCAAGGTCAAACATTAGATTTTGTTGGAATTTATTTATGTGAACCAGTATTCTCTCATGGTCAACTCTATGTTGCTTTATCTAGAGTAAAGAGCTCAAAAAATGTAAAGATACTGATACGACCACCAACGCCAGAGAATAAGGATGATCACTCCACCTATAATATAGTTTATGAGGAAGTCATCGGAAAAACATTCTCTTAAATTAATTGCATTTATGTCAATAATAATTCATTATTTCTCTTTCCAACATATATAAATATGACTACTGATATACACTATGATGTTTGATATTTCAAATAAAGTTCGTTTCATCCATTTTTTG includes these proteins:
- the LOC142165244 gene encoding uncharacterized protein LOC142165244, translated to MPIIINRGYNLTDCLSIFEVGSTSGTCNVWNSSTPASTAHRDTYLSAKNKYKLLTLEAYDKFVYAELSDRNIDSSLYLLVTKHMIHGPFGYLNPSNSCMKRDCCKFKYPKELAEQTTKEKKSYPIYKRRQIETPVEVRGYNIDNSWVVPYNPFLIKKFNCHINVEICSDIKVVKYLYKYICKGHDKIAFSVHDNDTNVHIDEIKEYQSPRWVSPPEGAWNLFAFSISEMTPSVLQLQLHLQGQQFVSFKTNIRSKDFIALATTSSGVAASILHGGRTAHSRFKIPIDIDENFTCNISKQTALATLIQDSKLIVWDEVSMAKKKTIEVFDTLLKDLMNMNILFGGKVVVTGGDFRQTLHVVRNGKKEDFICESLLYSDIWNDLEKLCLSENMHAKEDPAFCEYLMRIGNGREENNNSNKVEIPHNLIIPFTTETQSLNQLFNVTYPNLHTFFSNPSSMTSRVILTTKNDFVVEINDMLIHQLSNNAKIYTAIDKTTEPSDQCQFEDFLHTLNPPNLPPYKLTLKKIYPVILLRNLNPCEGLCNGTRLICHDIKRHLISATIPSGDFKNTHIFIPKIPLLSSQDEKLPVAFKRTQFPLRLCFAMTINKAQGQTLDFVGIYLCEPVFSHGQLYVALSRVKSSKNVKILIRPPTPENKDDHSTYNIVYEEVIGKTFS